The genomic stretch TTATATGCTGCAAGTCTATGACCGGGTTCTGTCATCGCAGAACGAAACCACCCTGGTGATGTTGACCCTGATGGTGGTGGGTTTCTTTGCCTTTATCGGCGCCCTGGAAGTGGTGCGCAGCTTTATTGTGATCCGTATCGGCAGCCAGTTGGAGCGCCGGTTCAACCTGCAGGTGTACAAGGCCGCTTTCGAGCGCAACCTGCAACGAGGCGAAGGCCACGCCGGGCAATCTTTGGGAGACTTGACCCATATCCGCCAGTTCCTCACGGGGCCGGCGTTGTTTGCATTCTTCGATGCGCCGTGGTTTCCGATCTACCTGCTGGTGATTTACCTGTTCAATGTCTGGCTGGGGGTACTGGCCACGGTGGGCACGGTGCTGTTGATCGCCCTGGCATGCCTCAATGAATACCTGACCAAAAAACCGTTGCGCGAAGCCAGCGGCTACTCCCAACAGTCCACCCAGTTGGCAACCAGCCACTTGCACAATGCCGAGACGATCCAGGCCATGGGCATGCTGGGAGCGTTGCGCAGCCGCTGGTTCCAGGTGCATTCACAGTTTCTCGGCTTGCAGAACCAGGCCAGCGATACCGGCTCGGTGATCAGCTCCCTGAGCAAATCCCTGCGCCTGCTCCTGCAATCGTTGGTGTTGGGGCTAGGCGCCTTGCTGGTGATCAAGGGGCAGATGACGGCCGGGATGATGATTGCCGGCACCATCCTGATGGGGCGGGTGTTGAGCCCCATCGACCAGTTGATCGCGGTGTGGAAGCAATGGAGCTCGGCCAAGCTGGCCTATCAACGCCTCGATGAGCTGTTGCAGGAATTCCCGCCGGGGGCAGGGGCCATGGCCTTGCCGGCACCCCAGGGCCAGGTGAGTTTCGAACAGGTCAGCGCCGGGCCGCCGGGGCGGCGGGCGGCGACCTTGCATCAGGTCAGCTTCAAGCTGGCGGCCGGTGAAGTGCTGGGGGTGTTGGGTGCCTCTGGCTCCGGCAAGTCGACCCTGGCGCGAGTGCTGGTGGGCGTGTGGCCGACCCTGGCTGGCACGGTGCGCCTGGACGGAGCCGATATCCATCGCTGGGACCGCGACGACCTTGGCCCCCATATCGGCTACCTGCCCCAGGACATCGAACTGTTCAGCGGCAGCATCGCTGACAACATCGCACGTTTTCGCCAGGCAGATCCCGAGCGGGTGGTGCAGGCCGCCCAGCAAGCCGGGGTGCATGACCTGATCCTGCGCTTGCCCCAGGGTTACGACACTGTTCTGGGCGACGACGGCAGCGGCCTGTCCGGCGGGCAGAAACAACGGGTGGCCCTGGCCCGTGCGTTGTATGGCGGGCCACGCCTGATCGTGCTCGACGAACCCAACTCCAACCTCGACACCGTGGGTGAGGCGGCGTTGGCCAGCGCCATCATGCAGATGAAAGCCCAGGGCAGCAGCGTGATCCTGGTCACCCACCGCTCCTCGGCCCTGGCCCAGGCCGACAAGTTGCTGGTGCTCAACGAAGGCCGCCTGCAAGCGTTCGGCCCAAGCCAGGAAGTGCTGCGGGCGCTGTCCGGGCAAGCGCCCCGGGAAAATCCCGAGGCACCAGGTAGGAGCCGGCTTGCCGGCGATGGTCGTGAGCGACCGTAAGGGAGAGCCGGTTTGACGCGGCGTTCTCAAGTTTTTCGCGAGCGAGCTCGCTCCTACAGGAATCGTGGTTTATGAACGTTGATACGCAAGTGTTTCCCGAGCGCGATGCGCGCTTTTTCGCCCGCCTGGGCTGGCTGATGACCATACTCGGCGCCGGCGGTTTCTTTCTCTGGGCCAGCCTGGCACCGTTGGACCAGGGCATTGCGGTACAGGGCACAGTGGTGGTGTCCGGCAAGCGCAAGGCCGTGCAAACCCTCAGCCCCGGCGTGGTCAGCCGGATCCTGGTGCGCGAAGGCGAGGTGGTCAAACAAGGCCAGCCGCTGTTTCTCCTCGACCAGACCCAAAGCCAGGCCGACGTACAATCCCTGCAAGCCCAGTACCGCATGGCCTGGGCCAGCGTCGCCCGCTGGCAGAGCGAGCGCGACAGCTTGCCGGCGGTGATCTTTCCCGCCGCCCTGAGTACCGACCCCGATCCTGCCCTGGCGTTGGTCCTGGAAGGCCAGCGCCAGCTGTTCAGCAGCCGGCGCGATGCCTTTGCCCGTGAACAATCCGGGATCCGCGCCAACATCGAAGGCGCCAGCGCCCAACTCAACGGCATGCGCCGTGCCCGCACGGACCTGAACGCCCAGGCGCAATCGCTGCGTGATCAACTGGCTAACCTGCAACCCCTGGCCGACAACGGCTATATCCCGCGCAATCGCCTGCTGGAGTACCAGCGCCAGTTGTCCCAGGTGCAACAGGACCTGGCACAGAACAGCGGCGAAAGCGGGCGCCTGGAGCAGGGCATCCTCGAATCGCGCCTCAAGTTGCAACAACACAGCGAGGAATACCAGAAAGAAGTCCGCAGCCAATTGGCCGATGCGCAACTGCGCAGCCTGACCCTGGAGCAGCAGCTGGCGTCCGCCGGCTTCGACCTGCAACACAGTGAAATCAACGCGCCGGCCGATGGCATTGCGGTCAACCTGGGCGTGCACACCATCGGTGCGGTGGTGCGGGCCGGGGAAACCCTGCTGGAAATCGTGCCCCAGGACACGCGCCTGGAAGTGGAAGGGCGCCTGCCGGTGAACCTGGTGGACAAGGTCGGCAGCCATCTGCCGGTCGATATCCTGTTCACCGCCTTCAACCAGAGCCGTACACCACGGGTGCCGGGGGAAGTGAGCCTGATCTCTGCCGACCAGTTGCTCGACGAAAAGACCGGCGCACCGTACTACGTGCTGCGCACCACGGTCAGCGATGCCTCCCTGGAGAAACTCCAGGGCCTGGTGATCAAGCCCGGCATGCCCGCCGAGATGTTTGTGCGTACCGGCGAGCGCTCGTTGCTCAACTACCTGTTCAAGCCGTTGCTCGACCGTGCCGGCTCGGCGTTGACCGAGGAATGAGCATGAAACCTGTGTTCATCGCCTTGCTCCTCGCGTGCAGCAGTGCCCAGGCCGCCATGGGCCCGTTCGATGTGTATGAACAGGCCCTGCGTAACGATCCGACGTTCCTCGGCGCGATCAAGGAACGTGATGCCGGCCTGGAAAATCGCACCATCGGCCGCGCCGGCCTGTTGCCCCGGCTGTCCTACAACTACAACAAGGGGCGCAACAACTCCGAGGCCACAGTGCCCAATAGCCGGGGCGGTAAGTCCAGCGAAGATCGTAACTACAGCAGCTACGGCTCGACCTTCACCCTGCAGCAACCGCTGTTCGACTACGAAGCCTACGCCAACTACCGCAAGGGCGTGGCCCAGGCGCTGTTTGCCGACGAGAGTTTTCGCGACAAGAGCCAGGCGCTGCTGGTGCGGGTACTGACTTATTACACCCAGGCCCTGTTCGCCCAAGACCAGATCGATATCGCCCGGGCGAAGAAGAAGGCATACGAGCAACAGTTCCAGCAGAACCAGCACCTGTTCCAGCAAGGCGAGGGCACCCGTACCGACATTCTGGAGGCCGAATCCCGTTATGAGCTGGCCATCGCCGAAGAGATCCAGGCCCTCGACGAACAGGACGCCTCGCTGCGCGAACTGGGGGCGCTGCTCGGCGTACAGAGCGTCAATATTGCTGACCTGGCGCCGCTGAACCCTGACTTTACCGCCTTCACCCTGGCACCGGCCAACTACGACAGCTGGCACGAACTGGCGTTGACCAACAACCCGAGCCTGGCCTCCCAGCGCCAGGCCGTGGAAGTGGCGCGCTATGAGGTGGAACGCAACCGCGCCGGGCACTTGCCACGCATCACCGCGTATGCCAGTTCGCGCCGGCAGGAGTCCGACAGCAGCAACACCTACAACCAGCGCTACGACACCAACACCATCGGCATTGAACTGAGCATGCCGCTGTATGCCGGCGGCGGCGTATCGGCGTCCACCCGCCAGGCCAGTCGCTCCATGGAGCAGGCCGAATACGAGCTGGAGGGCAAGACCCGCGAAACCTTGATTGAGCTGCGTCGCCAGTTCAGCGCCTGCCTGTCCGGCGCCAGCAAGCTGCGGGCTTACCAAAAGGCCCTGGCCTCCGCCGAAGCGCTGGTGGTGTCGACCAAGCAAAGCATCCTCGGCGGCGAGCGCGTCAACCTCGATGCCCTCAACGCCGAGCAGCAGCTGTACAGCACCCGTCGCGACCTGGCCCAGGCCCGTTACGACTACCTGATGGCCTGGACCAAATTGCATTACTACGCGGGCAACCTGCGCGACACCGACCTGGCCAAGGTCGATGAAGCCTTCGGCCCCACCCAACGCTGACCTGTGGGAGCCGGCTTGCCGGCGATGGCGCGCTCAAGCTCACCGCCGCCGGCAAGCCGGCTCCCACAGGGGGAACACATACAATAAAAAGGACGCTCACTGTGAACGCGAAACAACAAGGCTATCGCTGCATCATGCTGTGTGGGCTGGCCAGCCTGGGGACCGCCCAGGCCGCAGCCTACGTGGAAACGGGCAAGCCGGGCGATCCTGGCAGTTGGCGCTCGGCGGAGTATCAGCGGGACTGGGGCCTGGGACGCATGCAGGCCGATCAAGCCTATGCCATGGGGATCAGTGGTGCCGGGGTCAAGATCGGCGCCCTGGACTCGGGCTTCGATGCCAGCCATCCAGAAGCCTCCCCTGAGCGCTTTCACCCGGTGAGCGCCAACGGCACTTATGTGGATGGCCGCCCGTTCTCCACCACCGGCGCGCTGAACCCCAACAACGACTCCCACGGCACCCATGTCACCGGCACGATGGGCGCGGCCCGTGATGGCAGCGGCATGCATGGCGTGGCCTACAACGCGCAGATTTATGTGGGCAACACCAACGCCAGCGACAGCTTCCTGTTTGGCCCGACGCCCGACCCCAAATACTTCAAGGCGGTGTACAGCGCCATGGTCGATTCCGGGGTGCGTGCGATCAACAACAGTTGGGGCAGCCAGCCCAAGGATGTCAGCTACCAGACCCTGGGTGATCTGCACGCGGCCTACGCCCAGCACTTCAACCAGGGCACCTGGCTGGACGCCGCCGCCGATGTGGCCCGGGCCGGGGTGATCAATGTGTTCAGCGTCGGCAACAGCGGCTATGCCAACGCCAGCGTGCGCTCGGCGTTGCCGTACTTTGAACCGGCACTGGAAGGCCACTGGCTGGCGGTGTCGGGCCTGGACAAGGCCAATAACCAGAAATACAACCAGTGCGGCATCGCCAAGTACTGGTGCATTTCCACCCCAGGGGCGTTGATCGACAGCACCATTCCCGGCGGTGGCTATGGGATCAAGTCCGGCACCTCGATGTCGGCGCCCCATGCCACCGGCGCCTTGGCACTGGTGATGGAGCGCTACCCGTATCTGAACAATGAACAGGCCCTGCAAGTGCTGTTGACCACGGCCACGCAACTGGACGGTTCACTGACCGAGGGGCCAACCGCCAAGGTCGGCTGGGGCGTGCCGGACCTGGCCCGGGCGATGCATGGGCCGGGGCAGTTGCTGGGCGCCATGGAGGTCAATCTGGCGGCCGGGCAGGGGGATGTGTGGAGCAATGGCATCTCCGACAAGGCGCTGTTGCAACGCCAGGGCGAGGACAGCACCGAGCACCTGGCATGGCAACAGACCTTGAAGGACAAGGGCTGGGAAAATGGACTGGGCGCCGGCGCCAGCCAGCAGGAGCAGACTGACTACGCCGTGGGCATGGCCCGGGATGCGGCGGCGACCCAGCGCATTTACCAAGGCAGCCTGATCAAGTCCGGCGCCGGTAGCCTGGTACTCAGCGGCGACAGCACTTATCGCGGCCCGACCACGGTCAATGGTGGTGTGTTGAAGGTCGATGGCTCGCTGGCCTCGGCAGTGACGATCAACAATGGCGGCACCCTGGGTGGTTCCGGGCGTGTCGGGGCGTTGCTCGCCAACAGCGGGGCCAGCGTGGCGCCGGGCAATTCCATCGGCACCTTGAACGTGGCAGGGGATGTCAGTTTCGAGGCCGGCTCGACCTATGCAGTGGAACTGTCGGACAGCAGCAGTGACCGCATTGTCGCGGGCGGCAAGGCCACCCTCAATGGCGGTACCGTGACCCTGGCCCTGGAAAACAGCCCGACCCTGCTCAGTCAGCCCCAGGCGCAAAGCCTGATCGGCCGCCAGTACAACATCTTGCAGGCGGCGGGCGGGGTTACCGGCAGTTTTGGTGCGGTATTGCCCAACTACCTGTTCCTGGGAGGCAACCTCGATTACGCCACCAACGGTGTGCAGTTGGCTATCGCGCGCAATGACGCGAGCTTTGCCAGTGTCGCCGCGACCCGCAACCAGCGCGCCGTGGCCGCCGCTGCCGAGCAGTTGGGGGCCGGTAACCCGGTGTATGAAAGCGTGCTGAGTGCCGACTCCGTCGGGGTTGCCCGCCAGGCGTTCCAGCAGTTGTCTGGGGAGATCTACCCGGCGGTTGGCGCGATGCTGATCAATGACAGTCGCCAGGTACGCGATGCCGTTGGCGAGCGCCTGCGCCACGTGCCTGCCACGGGCGAAAGCAACCTCTGGATCAAGGCCCTCGGTGCCTGGGGCAAGGCCGACAGCCGCAGCGAATATGCCGGTTACACCCGTTCTATCGGCGGGATGCTGCTGGGGGTTGACGGCCAATGGGACGAACAGACTCGCGTTGGCGTGATGGCGGGCTACAGCGACAGCTCGCTGAACATGGGCGATGGCACGCATTCGTCGGCCGATGTCGACAGCTACCACCTGGGCACCTATGCCGGACGCGAACTGGGCAACTGGCGGGTCAGCGTGGGTGGTGCGTACAGCTGGCATCGCGGCGATGTGCAGCGCGACCTGCAATACGGTGACGTCAGCGCCAAGCAAAAGGCCAAGCTGGATGCGCGCAGCTTGCAGGTATTCACCGAGGCGGCCTACCGCCTGGACCTGCACACGCTGGCCCTGGAGCCATTCGCCAACCTGGCCTATGTGCATCTGGACAGCGAACGTTTGCGTGAAAAAGGCGATAGCGCAGCCCTGCAACGCGGCAGCGATCGCCGTGACGCCACCCTCGGCACCCTGGGCCTGCGCGCCCTCAAGACGCTGCCCCTCAATGACCGGCAGCAACTGGAACTCTCCGGCTCCCTGGGCTGGCAACACAGCCTGTCACCCGTGGAGTCCGAGGAGCACCTGGCCTTTGTCGCGGGCGGTCCGTCGTTTGCCGTGCGCAGCACACCGTTGCAACGCGACGCCGCGCTGGTGGGCTTGAAGGCCAGCCTGGCGCTGAGTGACAGCACCCGGATCAACCTCGATTACAGCGGCCAATTGGCTTCAAGGGAGAAGAACCAAGGCGTAGGCCTGAGCCTGGACTGGCAATTCTAAACACCCCTGGCAGGAGCCGGCTTGCCGGCGATGAGGCCCTTGAATCATGCGTGGGCTTCAAGGCCGCCATCGCCGGCAAGCCGGCTCTTACCGGGTGTGTGAACAAGAACAACAAACGCAACAAAACTAAGGAAGGTCACCGTGAACGCAAAACAACGAGGGTTTCACTCCGCCATCCCAACAGGCCCGGGCTACCCGCTCAAGGCCCTGAGTCGCGTGCCATACGGCGCGCTGCTGTGTTGCCTGGCCAGCCTGGGTACCGCCCAGGCCGCACCCTACGTGGAAGCCGGCAAGTTGGGGGATGTCGCCAGTTGGCGCAGCAATGAGTTCAAGGCCGATTGGGGCCTGGGCGCGGTCAATGCCGATGTGGCGTATGCCGCAGGTTACAGCGGCAAGGGCGTGAAGCTGGGGATTTTCGACCAGCCGGTATATGCCCAGCACCCCGAGTTCTCCAGCCCGGGCAAGGTGCAGACCCTGGTGACGCAAGGGATCCGCCAATACACCGACCCGTACATCCCGGTGAAGGCTGGCGAGGCGTTCCGCTATGACGGCACGCCGTCCCTGGGCTCCAACGGCAAGCTGGGCGATCACGGTACCCATGTCGGTGGCATTGCCGCCGGCGACCGGAACGGCGGGCCGATGCACGGCGTGGCGTACAACGCCCAGATCCTCAGTGCCGAGAACGGCGACCCGGGCCCCGAAGACGGCATCATCCTGGGCAACGACGGTGCGGTGTACGAGGCCGGCTGGGACAGCCTGGTGGCCCACGGTGCGCGCATCATCAACAACAGTTGGGGGATCGGCATCGGCGATCAGTTTGCCAAGGGCGGCAAGGACCCCGCGTTCCCCCATTTCAGTCTCAGCGATGCACAGGCCCAGTTCGACCAGATCAAACCGTTGCTGGGGACTGCGCCAGGGGGGGCCTACACCGGGGCGATCAATGCGGCGCGCAGCGGCGTGCTGACGATCTTTGCCGCGGGTAACGACTACAACCTGAACAACCCCGATGCGATTTCCGGTCTGGCGTATTTCGTACCTGAGATCGCACCTAACTGGCTGTCGGTGGCCGCCTTACAGCGCAACCCGGACGCTAACAGTCCCAACCCTTATGTGATCAGCACCTTCTCGTCCCGTTGCGGCTATGCCGCCAGCTTCTGTGTGTCGGCACCGGGCACCGCGATTTACAGCTCGGTGATGGTGGGCACCACGGTCGATAACATGACCCTGGGCTGGAACAATAAAAACGGCACCTCCATGGCCGCCCCCCATGTGGCAGGCGCCGCCGCGGTGTTGATGGAGCGTTTCCCGTATATGAGCGGCGAGCAGATTTCCACGCTGCTCAAGAGCACGGCCACCGACCTTGGCGCGCCGGGCATCGACTCGCTGTACGGCTGGGGCATGATCAACCTGGGCAAGGCGGTCAGCGGGCCGGGGATGTTTATCACCGCCGAGGACATTCCCACCGAGTTTCGCATCGATGGCGGCTACGGCAGCGGCCAGTTTGTCGCTGACTTGCCGGGGGTTGGGGCTGTGGTCGACGCCGGCAAGCCCACCCAGCGCCTGTGTGACGATGTGCACTGCGGGCGGGACGTGTGGAGCAATGACATTTCCGGTCACGGCGGCCTGACCAAACAGGGCATCGGCACGCTGGTGCTGACCGGCAACAACACCTATAGCGGGCCGACCCTGGTCAATCAAGGCCTGCTGGCGGTCAATGGCTCGCTGACGTCGGCGGTCACGGTCAGCAACAGCGGGGTACTGGGCGGTTCCGGCGCCATCGGCGCGCTGCACGCGAAAAGCGGCGGTACGGTGGCGCCGGGCAACTCCATCGGCACCTTGAATGTGGCCGGGGATGTCAACTTCGACGCCGGTTCCACCTACGCGGTGGAACTGTCCAACAGCAGCAGTGACCGTATCGTTGCCGGCGGCAAGGCGACCCTCAACGGCGGCACCGTGACCCTGGCCCTGGAAAACAGCCCGACCTTGCTCAGCCAGCCCGAGGCGCAAAGCCTGATCGGTCGCCAGTACAACATCCTCCAGGCGGCCGGGGGGATCAGCGGCAGCTTTGCTTCGGTACTGCCCAACTACCTGTTTGTCGGCGGCACCCTGAACTATGGTGCCAACGGCGTGCAACTGGATGTCGCGCGTACGGCCAACAGCTTCGCCAGTGTGGCGGCGACCGACAATCAGCGCGCGGTGGCGGCCGCTGCCGAGCAACTGGGCGCCGGCAATGGCGTCTATGAAAGCCTGTTGCTGGCGCCGAGTGTGGCGTCGGCGCAAGGGGCGTTCCAGCAGTTGTCCGGGGAAATCTACCCGGCCCTGGAGACTGCGCTGGTCAACGACAATCGCTACCTGCGTGAAGCGGTGGGCGAGCGCCTGCAGCAGGGCGAAATGGGCGCCTCGCCACACACCCTCGACACCCGCGGCAACGTCTGGGTCAAGGCCCTCGGCGCCTGGGGTAAAACCGATAGCCACAGCGATACGGCGGGCTACACCACCTCCATCGGCGGGCTGCTGGCGGGTGTGGACGGTGCGCTGGATGACGACACGCGCCTGGGGCTGGTCGCCGGTTACAGCGATACCTCGCTGAACATGGGCGATGGCACTCACTCGCGGGCCTCGGTGGACAGCTACCACTTTGGCGCCTATGCCGGGCGTGAAATCGGCGCCTGGCGCCTGAGCGGCGGGGCGACCTACAGCTGGCATCGCGCCGATGTAAAGCGTGAGTTGCAGTACGGCGAGGTTGCCGGCAAGCAGAAAGCCAAGGTCGATGCCCGCAGCACCCAGGTCTTCACCGAAGCGGCTTACCGCCTGAACCTGCAACCGCTGGCGCTGGAACCCTTCGCCAACCTGGCTTATGTGCACCTGGACAGCGATGGCTTCAACGAGAAAGGCGACGCCGCCGCGCTCAAGGGCGGCGATGACACCCGCGACCTGGTGCTCAGCACCCTGGGCGTGCGGGCCTTGAAGACCTTCAACCTCACTGACCATCAGGCCCTGGACGTTTCCGGCACTCTGGGCTGGCAGCACAACCTCAGCTCTACCGATTCCGAGCGCCACCTGGCGTTCGCTTCGGGTGGCCCCTCGTTTGCAGTGGAAAGTTCGCCGATGGTGCGCGATGCCGCCTTGGTGGGCGTGCGGGCCAGCCTGGCACTGACCAAGGATGCGCGGGTGAACTTTGACTACAACGGCCTGCTGGCCAGCAAGGAGAAAACCCACGGCGTGGGCCTGAGCCTGGACTGGGCCTTCTGATTTGCACTCCACAGGAACCGGCTTGCCGGCGATAAGGCCCTCAAGGCTTGCGATGAGCTTGAGTACGCCATCGGCAAGCCGGTTCCTACAAGGGAGGGTGGGTGATATCCCGAATTTTTGACTTTCTCGACAATTCCAACAAAAGAGAGGCAATACCATGGGTGTCTATGACTACAAAAACCTCACCACTGAGGACTCCAAAGCACTGTTCGCCGACGCCATGGCGATCACGTTGTATTCCTACCACAACCTGGATAACGGCTTTGCCGAGGGCTACCAGCAAAATGGCTTCGGCCTGGGCCTGCCGGCCACGCTGGTGCAGGCATTGATTGGCAGCAGCAACTCCCAAGGCGTGATTCCCGGCATCCCGTGGAACCCCGACTCGGAAAAGGCGGCCCTGGATGCCGTGCAGAAGGCCGGTTGGACGCCCATCAGTGCGAGCACCCTCGACTATGGCGGCAAGGTCGATGCCCGGGGCACTTTCTTTGGCGAAAAGGCCGGCTATACCAGCGCCCAGGTCGAGGTCCTGGGTAAATACGACGATGCTGGCAAACTGCTGGAAATTGGCATCGCCTTCCGTGGCACTTCGGGCCCTCGGGAAAACTTGATCCTTGATTCCATTGGCGATGTGATCAACGACCTGCTGGCCGCTTTCGGCCCTGCGGACTATGCAAAAAACTACGCTGGCCAAGCGTTTGGCGACTTGCTTGGCAAAGTCGCCGCGTATGCCACTGCCCAGGGGCTGAGCGGCCAGGATGTACTGGTCAGCGGCCATAGCTTGGGCGGCCTGGCGGTCAACAGCATGGCGGACTTGAGCAACGACACCTGGTCGGGGTTCTACAAGGACGCCAACTACGTGGCCTATGCCTCGCCGACCCAGGCCAGCGGCGACAAAGTGTTGAACATCGGCTATGAAAACGATCCGGTGTATCGAGCCCTCGACGGCTCGTCGTTCAACCTGTCGTCCGTTGGGGTGCACGACCAACCCCACGCCTCCAGCGCCGATAACATTGTCAGCTTCAACGACCATTACGCCTCGACACTGTGGAACATCCTGCCGTTTTCCATCCTCAACCTGCCGACCTGGGTCTCCCATTTGCCCACCGGTTATGGCGATGGCATGAGCCGTATCCTGGAGTCTAAGTTCTATGACCTGACCAGCCGCGACTCCACCATCATCGTTGCCAACCTGTCCGACCCGGCGCGCGCCAATACCTGGGTGCAGGACCTTAATCGCAACGCCGAAGCCCACAAGGGCAGCACGTTCATTATCGGCAGCGACGGCAATGACCTGATCCAGGGCGGCCGGGGCAATGACTACCTGGAAGGGCGTGCCGGCAACGACACCTTCCGCGATGGCGGTGGCTACAACATCCTGCTGGGCGGCAAGGGTTTCAATACCCTGGACCTGCAACAATCGCTGAAAAACGTCGAGGTGGCCAACGATGGCGCGGGCACCCTGTATATCCGCGACGGGCAAAGCGGTATCAGCATGACCCGTGATATGGGCGCGATAGTCAGCAAGGAGAGCTATCTGTTGCTGTTCAGCAAGGACGTGACCCACAGCGTGACCGACAAGGGCCTGCTGGCGGGCAAGGACCTGACAGCCTACGCGTCGTCACTCAAGGGCGATACCGGTGCCAATGTGCTCAAGGCGGGCGATGCCGGGCAGTGGCTGTTTGGCCTGGATGGCAGTGACCACCTGATTGGCGGCAAGGGTAATGATGTGCTGGTGGGCGGAGCCGGCAATGACCTGCTGGAAGCGGGCGGCGGGCGCAATACCTTCCTGTTTGAAGGCGACTTTGGCCAGGACCGGATCCTGGGCTACCAGTCCACGGACAAGCTGGTGTTCATGGGCGTGGAGGGTGTGGACGGGCAGTACAACTATCTCGACCATGCCAAGGCGGTGGGCAGCGATACGCTGCTGACGTTCGGCGATAACTCGGTGACGTTGGTGGGAGTAGGGCTGGGCAGCCTGTCGGCGGAGGCGTTCGTTATCACCTGAAACAAACTGTAGGAGCCGGCTTGCCGGCAATGAGGCCCTTGAATCACATGTGGGTTTCAAGGCCGCCATCGCCGGCAACCCGGCTCCTGCACGGTCAGTCTTCCTTGCGCACGGTGGCGACATCCGCCGCCTTGACCCGCACGCGCTTGCCGGCGATATCGGTGAACTCGTAAAAACCATCAGGTGTGTTGGCATTCGGCGTGTCTGTGGTCAGGTACTGAGTACCGTTCTGCAAGGTCACGACGGTCGGCGTCGAGCACCCGGCCAATGCCAGAAATGCCAGTGCAGCCAGCGGCAGGCCCCAGTTCTTCATGTTCATAACCTTTACTCTCATCCTTCAAAAAACCCATGCTCAACGGCTGCGGGCAACAAATGTTACGCGGATCCACTCCCATCTGATCACTTTTATGCAAAAAGTTGCGTGCGCCACTGATCTATTAGCGATTGCAACACAAGCCTGACGGCGGCAATCTGTATGCATAACCAGTATTTTTCCAAGTGCCTGTCATGTCCAACCCCCTCGAAGACCCGCTTTACTACCTGCATAACTTCCAGCAAGTGCTCGATTGGCTGGGGCAGCGCTATGCCGATGTGCTGGATGACGAAGAACAGCGGTTTATGGCGCAGTTCGCCCAGTTGCCACAACCGGCCCAGGCCTTGTTGGTGCGGATGGTGATGCGCAAGGGCGTGCATTTTCGCGCGAGCAAGCTCAACTACGGCGAGATCGGCCCGATCGACGTGGCCGTGCAGCCGTTGCTGGCCCACGGCTGGGTCAGCGAGCAGGGCCTGCTGTCGATTGATGAACTGTGGGGCCAGTTGCAAAAAGGCGAGGTGCTGCAGGCGTTCAAGCCGTGGATCGAGCAGCCCAGGGGCAAGAAGTCCGACTGGCTGCCGGATTTATCCAGTCATTTCAACGAACCCCGTACGTTTGCGCAGTGGTGTCCTGCACTGGACGAGCGGCTTTACAGCCTCACGGTGATGGGCCTGTGTGACCGCCTGCGCCTGATGTTCTTCGGCAACCTGTACCAGGACTGGTCGGAGTTTGTACTGGCGGACCTGGGGATCTACACCTACGAGAAGGTCGAGTTCTGCGCTGAATCCCGGGGGCTGCGCCATCGTGACGATGTGGATGGCCTGCTGTTCCTGCACCAGTGCCAACAGGCCTTCGAGGCGGGCCAGGCGCTGGAGGAGGTGCTGGCGCAGATTGCCACGTTGAGCACCGACAACCCCTGGCTGGAAAAGCGACGGGCCAAGCTGCTGTTCCAGATCGGCCAGCATTGCGAA from Pseudomonas fluorescens encodes the following:
- a CDS encoding autotransporter serine protease; translated protein: MLCGLASLGTAQAAAYVETGKPGDPGSWRSAEYQRDWGLGRMQADQAYAMGISGAGVKIGALDSGFDASHPEASPERFHPVSANGTYVDGRPFSTTGALNPNNDSHGTHVTGTMGAARDGSGMHGVAYNAQIYVGNTNASDSFLFGPTPDPKYFKAVYSAMVDSGVRAINNSWGSQPKDVSYQTLGDLHAAYAQHFNQGTWLDAAADVARAGVINVFSVGNSGYANASVRSALPYFEPALEGHWLAVSGLDKANNQKYNQCGIAKYWCISTPGALIDSTIPGGGYGIKSGTSMSAPHATGALALVMERYPYLNNEQALQVLLTTATQLDGSLTEGPTAKVGWGVPDLARAMHGPGQLLGAMEVNLAAGQGDVWSNGISDKALLQRQGEDSTEHLAWQQTLKDKGWENGLGAGASQQEQTDYAVGMARDAAATQRIYQGSLIKSGAGSLVLSGDSTYRGPTTVNGGVLKVDGSLASAVTINNGGTLGGSGRVGALLANSGASVAPGNSIGTLNVAGDVSFEAGSTYAVELSDSSSDRIVAGGKATLNGGTVTLALENSPTLLSQPQAQSLIGRQYNILQAAGGVTGSFGAVLPNYLFLGGNLDYATNGVQLAIARNDASFASVAATRNQRAVAAAAEQLGAGNPVYESVLSADSVGVARQAFQQLSGEIYPAVGAMLINDSRQVRDAVGERLRHVPATGESNLWIKALGAWGKADSRSEYAGYTRSIGGMLLGVDGQWDEQTRVGVMAGYSDSSLNMGDGTHSSADVDSYHLGTYAGRELGNWRVSVGGAYSWHRGDVQRDLQYGDVSAKQKAKLDARSLQVFTEAAYRLDLHTLALEPFANLAYVHLDSERLREKGDSAALQRGSDRRDATLGTLGLRALKTLPLNDRQQLELSGSLGWQHSLSPVESEEHLAFVAGGPSFAVRSTPLQRDAALVGLKASLALSDSTRINLDYSGQLASREKNQGVGLSLDWQF
- a CDS encoding autotransporter outer membrane beta-barrel domain-containing protein; translation: MPTGPGYPLKALSRVPYGALLCCLASLGTAQAAPYVEAGKLGDVASWRSNEFKADWGLGAVNADVAYAAGYSGKGVKLGIFDQPVYAQHPEFSSPGKVQTLVTQGIRQYTDPYIPVKAGEAFRYDGTPSLGSNGKLGDHGTHVGGIAAGDRNGGPMHGVAYNAQILSAENGDPGPEDGIILGNDGAVYEAGWDSLVAHGARIINNSWGIGIGDQFAKGGKDPAFPHFSLSDAQAQFDQIKPLLGTAPGGAYTGAINAARSGVLTIFAAGNDYNLNNPDAISGLAYFVPEIAPNWLSVAALQRNPDANSPNPYVISTFSSRCGYAASFCVSAPGTAIYSSVMVGTTVDNMTLGWNNKNGTSMAAPHVAGAAAVLMERFPYMSGEQISTLLKSTATDLGAPGIDSLYGWGMINLGKAVSGPGMFITAEDIPTEFRIDGGYGSGQFVADLPGVGAVVDAGKPTQRLCDDVHCGRDVWSNDISGHGGLTKQGIGTLVLTGNNTYSGPTLVNQGLLAVNGSLTSAVTVSNSGVLGGSGAIGALHAKSGGTVAPGNSIGTLNVAGDVNFDAGSTYAVELSNSSSDRIVAGGKATLNGGTVTLALENSPTLLSQPEAQSLIGRQYNILQAAGGISGSFASVLPNYLFVGGTLNYGANGVQLDVARTANSFASVAATDNQRAVAAAAEQLGAGNGVYESLLLAPSVASAQGAFQQLSGEIYPALETALVNDNRYLREAVGERLQQGEMGASPHTLDTRGNVWVKALGAWGKTDSHSDTAGYTTSIGGLLAGVDGALDDDTRLGLVAGYSDTSLNMGDGTHSRASVDSYHFGAYAGREIGAWRLSGGATYSWHRADVKRELQYGEVAGKQKAKVDARSTQVFTEAAYRLNLQPLALEPFANLAYVHLDSDGFNEKGDAAALKGGDDTRDLVLSTLGVRALKTFNLTDHQALDVSGTLGWQHNLSSTDSERHLAFASGGPSFAVESSPMVRDAALVGVRASLALTKDARVNFDYNGLLASKEKTHGVGLSLDWAF